One Acidimicrobiales bacterium genomic window carries:
- a CDS encoding acetyl-CoA C-acetyltransferase, whose amino-acid sequence MPEPVIVATARTPIGRAFKGTLVDFRPDDITATIVQTVLGKVPELDPAEIEDLMLGCGLPGGEQGYNMARVVSLLAGLPDVPGTTITRYCSSSLQTIRMAAHAIRAGEGDVFLAAGVEMVSRFVKGNSDSLPDTTNQRFGEAGDRTAARSQGGVESWKPADGLPDIYIAMGQTAENVAELENVSREEMDTFAALSQQRAVTSQENGFFEREITPVTRPDGTVVARDDGPRPGTTVEKLATLQPAFRPDGKVTAGNSCPLNDGAAAVVVMSDTRAAELGIQPLARIVSSGVSALNPEIMGLGPIEASRQALRRAGMTIDDVDLVELNEAFAAQVVPVTRTLGVEWDKVNVNGGAIALGHPFGMTGARIMTTLLNGLEDADKSVGLETMCVGGGQGMAMVVERLG is encoded by the coding sequence ATGCCCGAGCCCGTGATCGTCGCCACCGCCCGTACGCCGATCGGCCGAGCGTTCAAGGGGACGCTGGTCGACTTCCGCCCCGACGACATCACGGCGACGATCGTCCAGACCGTGCTGGGCAAGGTGCCCGAGCTCGACCCCGCCGAGATCGAGGACCTGATGCTGGGGTGCGGCCTACCGGGCGGCGAGCAGGGCTACAACATGGCCCGGGTGGTGAGCCTCCTCGCCGGCCTGCCCGACGTGCCGGGCACGACCATCACCCGCTACTGCTCGTCGTCGCTGCAGACGATCCGCATGGCGGCCCATGCCATCCGGGCCGGCGAGGGGGACGTCTTCCTGGCCGCTGGCGTCGAGATGGTCAGTCGTTTCGTCAAGGGCAACTCCGACAGCCTGCCCGACACGACCAACCAACGCTTCGGCGAGGCCGGGGACCGCACCGCAGCGCGGTCCCAGGGCGGGGTGGAGTCGTGGAAGCCAGCCGACGGGCTTCCGGACATCTACATCGCGATGGGGCAGACGGCCGAGAACGTGGCCGAGCTCGAGAACGTCTCGCGGGAGGAGATGGACACCTTCGCCGCGCTCTCCCAGCAGCGGGCCGTGACCTCCCAGGAGAACGGCTTCTTCGAGCGGGAGATCACACCCGTGACCCGGCCGGACGGGACCGTGGTCGCCAGGGACGACGGTCCCCGCCCGGGGACGACGGTCGAGAAGCTGGCCACCTTGCAGCCGGCCTTCCGGCCCGACGGCAAGGTCACCGCCGGCAACTCGTGCCCGCTGAACGACGGCGCCGCCGCCGTGGTCGTGATGAGCGACACCCGGGCCGCCGAGCTCGGGATCCAGCCCCTTGCGCGCATCGTGTCCAGCGGAGTCAGCGCCCTGAACCCCGAGATCATGGGCCTCGGCCCCATCGAGGCCAGCCGCCAGGCGCTGCGGCGGGCAGGGATGACCATCGACGACGTCGACCTGGTGGAGCTCAACGAGGCCTTCGCCGCCCAGGTCGTCCCCGTCACCAGGACACTCGGCGTCGAGTGGGACAAGGTCAACGTGAACGGGGGCGCCATCGCGCTCGGGCACCCCTTCGGGATGACCGGCGCCCGCATCATGACGACGCTGCTGAACGGCCTCGAGGACGCCGACAAGAGCGTGGGCCTGGAGACCATGTGCGTCGGCGGCGGCCAGGGCATGGCCATGGTCGTCGAGCGCCTCGGCTGA